The genome window ACGCTTCCACCGTAGAGGATGCGTGTCGTCTGGGCGAATTCCTCGCCGACGCTCGTGAGCAGGCCGCGAATCATCGCGTGCACTTCTTCCGCATCTTCCGGACGAGCCACCTTGCCCGTCCCAATCGCCCAGATCGGTTCGTACGCAATGACGCCAAATCCTGGACGCTTGGCGAGATCATCGAGAAGCGCTCGCACTTGACGCTCGACGACTTCCAGCGTCTTGCCGGCTTCGCGTTCCTCCAGCGTTTCGCCCACGCACGCAATGGGTCGAAGCTCGGAACGGATCGCCGCCGCAACCTTGCGCGCCACGAGCTCGTCGGTTTCGCCGAAATGTTGGCGTCGCTCGCTGTGTCCGAGGATGACCCACGCAGCACCGGAGTCGATCAGCATGGGTGCGCTGATCTCGCCCGTGAAGGCTCCGGCCGGCTCGGGATGCATGTTTTGAGCTCCAAGCATCGCCGCGCTCTTGGCCTCGAACAGCTCGTGCGCCGTCGCGGCGAGCGCCGTGTAGGGAGGACAAACCACGACGTCGACGTGCGTCGCCTTGCGCGCCGCATCGGCCACGGCGACCGCGAGAGCACACGCATCGCGGCCGCCAGCGTTCATCTTCCAATTGCCCGCAATGAGCGGACGACGAAGCGGGTTCACGACGCGTCCTCGGACATGCGCAAAGCCTCGACACCAGGCAGCTTGCGGCCCTCGATGAGCTCGAGCGATGCACCACCACCGGTGGAGATGTGATCGATGCCCTTGGCCACGTCGTCGCCGGCCTTGCGAATCGCAGCAGCGCTGTCTCCGCCGCCGACGACCGTGAAGCCCGAAGCCGTGCTCATGATGCGAGCGACCTCGAACGTGCCGCGTGCAAACGGCGCCGACTCGAAGAGCCCCATCGGCCCGTTCCAAAAGATCGTCTTGGCCCGTTGAATTTGCTCACCGTAGAGCGCAGTGGTCTTCGGACCAATGTCGAGCGCCATCGTGCCGTCCGGAATGGCGGATGCATCCACGTCGGTGCCGACCGGTGCATCGAGCGAATTGGCGACGACGACATCGACGGGCAAGAGCAGCTCGACGTTGCGATCGCGTGCTTTCTGCAAAATCGTTCGCGCAAGCGGCAGCTTGTCGTCCTCGATCTTGCTCGCCGCGGTCTTCTTGCCCTGAGCCGCCAAGAACGTATTCGCCATGGCGCCTCCGATGCAGAGCACATCGACCACATTGAGCAGCGATTCGACGACGTCGATCTTGTCCGAAACCTTCGCGCCACCAAGGATGGCGACGTAAGGTTTTTCCGGACGATCGAGCAAGCGTGCGAGCGAGCGGAGCTCTTTCAGCATGAGCAGCCCCGCAGCTCGCGGGCGCACCATACGCGCGAGCGCATGCACGGACGCGTGCGCCCGATGCGCCGCGCCGAATGCATCGTTGACGTAGACGTCGCAAAGCTCGGCCAACTCTCGCGCGAAAGCTTCGTCGTCTTTCTCTTCCTCCTCGTGGAAACGAAGATTCTCGAGCAGGCAAACTTGTCCCGCGCGCAGATCGTGAATGACCTTTTTCGGAGCATCACCCACGCAATCATCGGGCAGGTGCACTTCGTATCCCGTGAGCTCGGCCAAACGCGTGCCGCAAGGCTCGAGGCTCAGGCCTTCGTGTTTGCCCGGCTTGGGCCTTCCAAGGTGCGAAGCGAGAATGACTTTGGCGCCCGCTTCGACCGCGACCTTGATCGTCGGGATCGATTCACGAATGCGTGCATCGTCCGTGATCGCGCCGGTCTTCTTGTCGAGCGGGACGTTGTAGTCGACGCGGATGAAGACGCGCTTGTTGACCAGATCGTCGGCATTGGCCAGATCCTCGATGGAACGAATTCCAGTGAGTTTCACGGCTCAAACACCCTTCTGCGTCATGAGCAGAGCGACATCGATCATGCGGTTCGAGAATCCCCACTCGTTGTCGTACCAGGAGAAGATCTTGGTGAAGTTGTCTCCGATGGTTTGCGTGAGCGTGGAGTCGAACATGCTGGAGTGCGGATTGCCGATGAAGTCACCCGAGACGAGCGGCGTTTCGACATATTCGAGAATGCCCTTCATCGGGCCTTCCGCAGCGCGCTTCATGGCAGCGTGAATCGATTCCTTCGTGACGGGCTTTTCGGTCTCGAGCGTGAGATCGACGAGCGAAACGTCGACCGTCGGGACGCGAATGGCCTGTCCGTCGAACTTGCCCTTGAGCTCCGGAATGACTTCGGAGAGGGCTTTTGCCGCACCGGTGCTCGTGGGAACCATGTTGACGGCGGCAGCTCGTGCCCTGCGCAGATCGCCTTTGCGATGGGGCAAGTCGAGGATGTGTTGATCGTTGGTGTACGAATGAATGGTGGTCATGAGGCCGCGAACGATGCCGAAGTGATCGAGCATGACGCGAGCGACGGGGGCGAGGCAGTTCGTCGTGCAGGAACCACACGAAACGATGGAGTGTTTGTCTCGGTTGTACGAGGCATCGTTGACGCCGAGGACGAGCGTGAGATCGGGGCCTTTGGCCGGCGCGCTGATGATCACGCGTTTGGCGCCTGCGGTCTGGTGCGCAGCGGCCTTGGCGCGTTCGGTGAAAAGCCCCGTGCATTCGAGGACGATGTCGACTCCGAGGTCTTTCCAAGGGAGCTCAGCGGGATCTTTCTTGGCCATCACGGTGACTTTGCGGTCGCCGATTTGGATGAATCCGTCTCCGTGGCTCACGCGCGCTGCGCGGAATTCGCGGTGGACCGAGTCGTACCGCAAGAGGTGCGCGAGCGTGCCCGCGTCGGTCAGATCGTTGATCGCAACGATCTCGAGATCCTTCTCGCCGCGCTCGACCAAAGCACGCACGATGCAGCGACCGATCCGGCCGAACCCGTTGATAGCGATCTTCGTTGCCATCGAAGAGACTCCTCGGAAAAGTGTTGAATGCGGGGCGTTACGTAGTCAGGTGGGATGGCTTGGTCAAGCCGCTAAACGGGTGAATCGTGGACGAATGCCGAACCATCCTCGACAACCACGATGACGCGTGGGGCTCGCAGGTGAACGCGCAAGAGGCGACCCGTCACGGATGGATCCAAAGGCACGCGGACCCAGCAGTCGTCTTTTCGCTGCAGAAGCCGCGCATCCGCTCCCACCGCCCACACGGCACCCGAACGAAAATCCGCCGCAACTCCGCATAAATCGCGCGTGGTTTGCACGCGTTCGAGCGTTGCAACGGCTGGTCCACCCGTCGGCGAAGGCTCGATCCGTACAGCATGCCCGCCGCTGCCGACCGCATGCGCTGCGCCGAACATGCCCATGGTCACGGCGTACAAGTGGCCCGAACGCGCCCAAGGGACGTCGCGCGCCGATCGCTCGTCGATCTCGACGATGGCTCCATTCAGGCCCACGGCCACGATCGCGCCGCTCGCCAATCGCGTCACATCCGTAAGTCGCGGCGTTTCTTCGACGATGACCGTGGACGCAGGCGCACCTCGTGGCAAAAGCACCGCTGCACCGACGGATCGCGCGACATGCTGGCCCACGAGGATGACGCCTCGATCGTCGGCATAGGCAGCATCGAGCGTGATGTCTCGATCCGGAAGCGCGATGCGTTGTGCCGATCCGCGAGCCGAAAGGGCGACGCAGAAATCCGGCTCGCCAAAGAGGAGCAGCTCGCCCGAAGCAAGGCGCGACAAACCTCGAACGCAGCGCACGTCCACGCCAGAGGGAAGCGGAACACGCGACCAAGCACCTCGCACGAGGCGGTAGAGGCCACGCGTGCCCGCCGCGAGGATCGCTCGACCATCCTCGACGAGGATCGATGCATGAAGCCGCTCGATGCCAATGGGCGGGCCGAGGACCTCCCACGTGACGCGTTCACCGAGCATCAGATCGGACGGCAGCGGCATCGACGTTGCCGACTGGATGCGATAGTAGTTTGGAGAGACAAACGACGGTTCGTTGGTACGAACTTCTCCACCGGCGGTCGGCCTGACGGCGTCCCGCAAGATCGGGTCTACGTCGAGCCACAACTGCTGCACGGTCGGGTGACGCGTGGTCGGGTCACCGCTGAGAGCTCGAGCAAGATGCGCATCGAGCGCTGCGACGAGATCCGGCCTGTCGCGCAATTCGACGGGCAACGTTGCAGCCGTTGCGGCGAGCGCGGGCGCTGGACCGAGCATGACTTGGCGCGCGATCTCGAACGCGGCCGTCTGCGGAAAGGCTCGAGCTCCGCATAAAACTTCGTACAAAATCGCAGCGAATGGAAAGACGTCGGTCGACCAGCCGATGGTGCCTTGCGACAAACCAGATCGTTCGGGCGCAAAGTAACCGAGATGCGTCGGTGGATCCTCGGCCGAGTGTTCGATGAAGCTTGCTACGTCGTTCTCGTTTTCCGCGACCACGAGGATGTGGGCTGGACTGAGACCGCCTCGAATGACGCCAGCTTCATTGGACGCAACGAGGGCGTGGGCGACGTGGCCCATGATGCGCCTCGCGCGGGCAACGGGAATGCCGAACCCACCATGCGCCGCGATGACGCGTTCGAGGGTTTGCCCTGGAGCACGTTCGTACAAGAACTACCTGCGCGTTCGAAAAAAGATTCCGGCAGGAACGTTAACAGCCTGCGGAGCTATCGGCTATGCGGCGCCAGCATGGGCCGCTCGAGCGAAACCAACGCCTGTCAAACGCCCAAGAGGGCAACGAGCTTGTCGCGCGACGTCAGACCCACATGTTGGCCGATTTTCTGACCGCCCTTGAAGACCAACACCGTGGGCACGCTGCGCACGCCGTACTTGGCCGTGACTTGCGGGTTTGCATCGATGTCGAGCTTGCCGACCTTCACCTTGCCAACGAAGTCGTCGGCAATCTTGTCGACAATGGGAGCAAGCGCTTTGCATGGACCGCACCACGTGGCCGTGAAGTCCACGAGTACGGGTGTGTCCGATCCCAGTACCTCGCTGCTGAAATTCTGCTCATTGAACTCAAGGACATTCTTGCCAGCCATGGTGCCTCGCTGTCTGCCAGGTCTCAGCGCGATCGCCGTACCCAGCCATCTTTCTCGTAGGGCGACGAAACGTAACTTCGCGATCGCCATCCGACAAGGTCGGTTTTTCTGCTCGGCCATTCGGGACGGGAAGGCCCGATGCGCAAGCGAGGATACTCAGCGCAGGGCGCCCCGGCGGGTCCAGGCGAATGCCCACGAGGTCGTTACGTGTCGGGGCGAAAGGGACCGACCGAAGCGACGTCCGTGGCGAATGGATGGCCGTCGACGGATTGCGTGAGGAGTGGCTGCTGAATGCGTGGCTGCGCACGTTCTGGCGAAAGGACAAACCAATGCGGACAAACGTGCTAGCGTGCGGGTGGAGGGGTTGAAGTTCGGGGGTAAAGCAATGAAGTACGCGGCTCGGATGATTGCGCTTTGTTCATGGCTGGTGTGCGCAGCGTGCGGTCCGCCGTGGGTCGTCGTCACGGCGACGGATCCAAACCCATTGCCTGCGGAAAGAGAGTTCGTCGTAGACGAGGTGCGCTACGAAAAAGTGTTGGTCGGCGATGCTTCGGAAAGCGGTTGGCTGCGCAAGCAGGACGAGAAGCAGCGGGCCGCATGGGACACGGGAAAGCGACGTTTGTCGCAACGTTACGCCGAGTCGCTTGCTTCGCATTTGCCCGAGGTGAAATTCGCAAAGCCCAATGAAGCGGATGCATTCGTGGTGCGATCGCGCGTGACGTTCATCGAGCCTGGGTTTTACACGGTCACGGCGGCGCGTCCGACGCAGGTGAACATGACCGTCGAAATTGCCAATCGCGCCGGGAGAGCGGTCGACGTCATCGAAATACGCGCGACGGCGCCTGCCACGATGAGCGCTCCGACGATTGCAGAGAGGCTCGCGAGCGCTGCGGAAACATTGGGTGAACGGACGGCGGAATATTTGAGGTCGAGGGTTTTTCCCTAGCGGAAACGCAAGCCAATCAATGCAGCGTATGCCAATCGCCTTCGTGCTCGACTTTGGGCACTTCGGCTTCCAGGGGAATCGCGCTGCCCATGCTTTCACCTCGCCCGCGCACGGGCATTCGTTCGGCTCGCGCCACGGCCATTTCAATCGCGGAAATGCGCTCTGCTTCGGCGTCTCGGGGCGGTTTGTCCGCTCGTGCTTTGCGCCTTTCGAGATATCGGCGCAGAAATACGATGGCGGCGCATAAGACCCAAATCGCAATGCCTGCCAGGAATACCGGCAAAAAAGCATACCGGCGTGCCATGTCCCGGTGCCATGCACCCTCGATCGATGCGAGGCTCGATCCGTACGCCGCTTCGAGCGCTCGATCGAATTCTTCGCCGTCGCGTGTTTTTTCGAGCATCGCCACGAACGAAGCGCGCCGCGGTTTGTCAGAGAGAAACCGCGTCAAGTCGGCAGCTTGAGCAAATGCGAGCGACGATTCGGGCGCATCCGCCGGAAAGCGCGGACCAATCTCGGCAATGCCGTAGACCTGCCGCTGCAATGTGGCCATCACCATCAATTGAGCGCGCGCCGATGTGCCGTCTCCTGCAACATGCGCCGCGTACCCTTCGTGTAGCCATAACGGTGCGAAGCGACCGTCGAGCGCTTCGTCGAGCGCGACGTGTGCAAGCGCGTGCGAAAGCGCCGTGCCAAGGTCGGTTTGTTCGAGCGAACGAGGCGATCCGAGGCTGGCCACGATGAGCTTGTGTTTGGAAAATGCAATGGCCGGTGCGTACGGCGGAATGTCCTCGATCGGGCCGAGCGTACGCATTTCGTCGGGAATGGCGGCGATGCGAATTTCGATGGCGCCGAGAACGTCGCGGCCGAGCTGCGTGCTCATGCGCGCACGCGCTCGCAAAAGGACCGGAATGGCCGCTCGAACGCGTTCGTGCGCCGTCGGGTGGTAAGCGAATGACAGGCCCGAATCGTGATGCTCGAGGTAACCCGGGGGCAGCGCCGGCGAGGTAGCGCGCGTATTCGTGGCGATCGGCGCATCGTAGGGACGCGCATTCGAATACGCGGCTGCATTGAACGGGGTCACCTGCACGGCGCAAAAAGCGGCCGCAGCGACGGTCATCGGTAGGGCGCTCGCGGCTGGATTCATGGCGAAACCTGACCACGCAAGCGCAAGGTATCGACGTCGTCTTTGGTGGCTTGCGTGGCAATGACGATGGCCGCGCCCGTTGCAACCACGGCGCCAAGAGGGCCCCAAAACCACGGAGACTTGTACCACGACGAACGCTTGTCAACCGGCTTCGGCGGCTGCGTTTCGATCTTGCGTGGAGCAATCGGACTGCCGGCTTGCGGCGCGACAGGTGCGGCAGGAGCCACGAAGAACTGATGCAAGATGGTCGTCGCCCCGGGCCACGAATGCCGCACGACGCCGCCTTCGCCGCGCTCGGCCGTGGCTTCGATGAGCACCGACTCGTACTTCGCCGAAGCAACGCGTACGACGCGTGCCATCGGCCGATCACCCGTCATGGAAACGGCGACGACGATCTCTGCGTGGCGCTCGTGACCGATGGCGGCAATGAGCTTGGCACCAAGATCATCCGGGGTCGTGGGGAGCGACTCGCGCACGCGAGCGAGCGATCGAAGCTCGGGCGGCGCATCTTCTGCAGCAGGTTCGCCCGCGAGCACGCGCGCGGTGACTTCGTCGACGTTCGGCTGTAGGCGCGGGTCGCGGTAGACGTCACGCGCGAGCGCCTTGGCTTCTGTCGCGACGTTCGATCCGAGCGCGACGACGAGCGCTCCGCGAGACGCAGGTGGCGGAGCTTCGGCGCGAGCAGGTGCTGGGCCGAGCGATGCAGCGGCGAACGCTGTAGCGGACGCGACCACGAAAGGACGCATGGGCGAAGTGTACGAACG of Polyangiaceae bacterium contains these proteins:
- a CDS encoding triose-phosphate isomerase; this translates as MNAGGRDACALAVAVADAARKATHVDVVVCPPYTALAATAHELFEAKSAAMLGAQNMHPEPAGAFTGEISAPMLIDSGAAWVILGHSERRQHFGETDELVARKVAAAIRSELRPIACVGETLEEREAGKTLEVVERQVRALLDDLAKRPGFGVIAYEPIWAIGTGKVARPEDAEEVHAMIRGLLTSVGEEFAQTTRILYGGSVKADNAEGLLAQPNIDGALVGGASLDAAGFGKIIDSAERLAESAEQG
- a CDS encoding phosphoglycerate kinase, translating into MKLTGIRSIEDLANADDLVNKRVFIRVDYNVPLDKKTGAITDDARIRESIPTIKVAVEAGAKVILASHLGRPKPGKHEGLSLEPCGTRLAELTGYEVHLPDDCVGDAPKKVIHDLRAGQVCLLENLRFHEEEEKDDEAFARELAELCDVYVNDAFGAAHRAHASVHALARMVRPRAAGLLMLKELRSLARLLDRPEKPYVAILGGAKVSDKIDVVESLLNVVDVLCIGGAMANTFLAAQGKKTAASKIEDDKLPLARTILQKARDRNVELLLPVDVVVANSLDAPVGTDVDASAIPDGTMALDIGPKTTALYGEQIQRAKTIFWNGPMGLFESAPFARGTFEVARIMSTASGFTVVGGGDSAAAIRKAGDDVAKGIDHISTGGGASLELIEGRKLPGVEALRMSEDAS
- the gap gene encoding type I glyceraldehyde-3-phosphate dehydrogenase translates to MATKIAINGFGRIGRCIVRALVERGEKDLEIVAINDLTDAGTLAHLLRYDSVHREFRAARVSHGDGFIQIGDRKVTVMAKKDPAELPWKDLGVDIVLECTGLFTERAKAAAHQTAGAKRVIISAPAKGPDLTLVLGVNDASYNRDKHSIVSCGSCTTNCLAPVARVMLDHFGIVRGLMTTIHSYTNDQHILDLPHRKGDLRRARAAAVNMVPTSTGAAKALSEVIPELKGKFDGQAIRVPTVDVSLVDLTLETEKPVTKESIHAAMKRAAEGPMKGILEYVETPLVSGDFIGNPHSSMFDSTLTQTIGDNFTKIFSWYDNEWGFSNRMIDVALLMTQKGV
- the trxA gene encoding thioredoxin; this encodes MAGKNVLEFNEQNFSSEVLGSDTPVLVDFTATWCGPCKALAPIVDKIADDFVGKVKVGKLDIDANPQVTAKYGVRSVPTVLVFKGGQKIGQHVGLTSRDKLVALLGV